The Hyla sarda isolate aHylSar1 chromosome 3, aHylSar1.hap1, whole genome shotgun sequence genome contains the following window.
cctttctaatatacttcttataggggtactcctcccctagacatcttatcccctatccaaaggataggggataagatgtctgatcacgggggtcccacctctgggaccccccggatctctgtgcagtaccctacattcgtttagaatgcttgGAGTTGGCAGTGGGGGTCGTTAAGTCActgtcacgcccctcgtgatgtcacgccacaccctctcaatgcaagtctatgggagggggcgtggcgactgccacgccccctcccgtagacttgcattgaggggacatgacatgatgtcacgaggggcgtgtcagtgacttcacgacccccgccgcctgctccaatcgctcgaaaaaaaaattccaaacgctggggcagcggagtacccctttaatacaattttGTAACATTATGTGTTAAATGAACCCCTAAAAGTTAGGCCACCAGGGTCCTCCTTCTGGTTCTGCCTGCAGTCCTGCTTGTAGATTGTCTTcagcagcagcctggcagagacaatagtcaggaaatgcaggtgggacctcagctcagcacagtgtatagagattaATATTTAAGCTCCCTTTCCCTTTGAGCTAGACTGTAGAGTtatgatgccttcagtgcataaAGCTAAATATTCTTCTGAATGTTTTTGCTCTCTTTGCAAGCTTCTGAGCAGAGCCGACACACTGTAGAGTTCAGGACTGAGAGCTGAGGGGGGTATGtgtggtctcagccaatcacagctcatctcacactgaactgctctgggatgtgtgtagcagagtgagggaggaagttctcccctggatggcttcagatgatgtcacagcctgctggggaatgccccttcccagtctgtgaatctgacagagcagaaaatacagagcaatatcaaggtagaaaactaaaaaataatgaaaataaaggcagggggtggtttatccatAATGGGGGGGGGAGTGAACTGGAAGGATTCAAATGACAtcatactctttaaaggggttgtacaggaTTAGAGAAACAGAGGTTAGTTCTTCCAAaatcagcaccacacctgtcctctgtcaggttcagttccattgaagtgaatggtgccAAGTTGTATTCCCACATacgacctgaggacaggggtggtgctgtctttggaagaaatcagctttgttttttttaatcctggataacccctttaatggtctgtCCTGTTAAAACCTTATGTACATGGCAAACCCTATGTCAGTGGTCCCAGAACCCTATGCCagggttgcagaactacaactccctgggcCCCATTACAACTCCAACAAGATTTTTAACATTCTGTTTTAGGTTTGTGATTATAGGGCATTGAATGCAaaatggggggtgggggaggggtgcaAAATAACAAATTGTGAAAAAGAAGACCTTTGGAATGCATTGTATAGTCTCAGTGATGATTCACATGAATAAGAACCTATAAGTGGTGAAGTTTTTATATTAGGCCAACATCCTGGGagccagaggcgtaacttgtagcttctcaGCCCCAATGCAAAAcaagcaacagggccccatgtgactgctacctctgcaccccctatagttacactCCAGCATGTAAGGAGGCCAGAGATCAACTGATGTGGGTGTCTTGGTACATTGACGTATGAAAGTGGATTATGAGAAGCCCCATATTTCTCAGACCCTTTCATTTTCATATAGTAAAATTTGCTGGCAATAAACTTTATTTAGTCATTCTCCATGTAATACCAATCCTTTATTTAAATatcttttctttatttatttatttatttttttagtttttccacGAAAGATGGCATAAAGATATGCGTTGACCCCAATGAGTCCTGGGCTAAAAGAGCTATTACTGTCCTGGACAAGCGAGGTCAAAACCAATCACCGGATGGGACAGAAAGAGACGGAAGCAAGAAGGAAGTGAAGAAGCCGACAAAGAAACCCAAGAAACCAGCGGGGAAGAAAACTCAAAGAAAACCGAAGAAACAGACTAAGCCAAGCAAAAAAGCGGCACCGGTGAAATCCATCATGACCATTCTGACCACCAGGACTCCGGCGGTGAAGCCCTGAGCCACCTAATGCCCAAATACCactgaataataaaaataacatggCGTCCAAGATCACAGCTCCTTTATTCTTAACTGACCTATGCAGAAAGAGTAGGTTAGAATAAACTAAATATAACGTAATGTCTACTAAGATTTACAAGTCACTTGTAGAGTCGTAACAAAGAGTGTCTCCCGCTCTGAAGGACCCTTATCTCTATGCAATACCTAGATGGTACATTGATATCTAGAAGCCCTGTGTAATgctttttttctcctggagaggcgctgcagggaaatcAAACACTTTCCATTAGCTTTCTCTACATCTGATCATTGGGGTCACACTTGTATGATCACTATATTGTGATCAAGCCCATTACCCGAGGCGGACTGTAGTATCCTGATAGCGTTGTCCCTGATTTTAGCTAGCAGAAACTGCACTGTGTGAATAAAGCCTTTTGACAATTTTAGTACTGAAGCATGTATATTTGTTCAATCTATAAAGTGCAGACGAACAatacagaacttaaaggggtactccggtggaaaacatttttttttttttaatcaactggtgccagaaagttaaacagatttgtaaatcacttctattaaaaaaatctttacccttccaggactttttagcagctgtatgctacagaggaaattcttttctttttgaatttcttttttgtcttgtccacagtgctctctgctgacacctgatgcccgtatcaggaactgtccggagcaggagaaaatccccatatcaaacctatgctgctctggacagttcctgacatggacagaggtgtcagcagagagcattatggacaagacaaaaaacaaattcaaaaagaaaacaatttcccctgtggcatacagctgttaaaaagtactggaaggataaatattttttaatagaagtaatttacaaatctgtttaactttctggcatcagttcatttaaaaaaaagttttctaccggagtacccatttaagactcTAAAGAAGAGATTTAATATACTAAATGGGTCCTAAAGAATGAATACTGTAATGCCACTTACTACCAACAGGGTTTGTTACTGAGCACCACCAACTCCATCAATACTtatcccagtgttttccaaacaggtctCCAGCTTCACCTCCCAAAAGTTGAGTGCACgtgctcagcg
Protein-coding sequences here:
- the LOC130361267 gene encoding C-C motif chemokine 8-like isoform X4, which produces MEGLGLDHKETHTCFEVQAKRVDLKILQSYSMKTFPIHAILFSTKDGIKICVDPNESWAKRAITVLDKRGQNQSPDGTERDGSKKEVKKPTKKPKKPAGKKTQRKPKKQTKPSKKAAPVKSIMTILTTRTPAVKP
- the LOC130361267 gene encoding C-C motif chemokine 8-like isoform X1, which produces MKFSHVSFFAFIAVVLAVRESQGLGLDHKETHTCFEVQAKRVDLKILQSYSMKTFPIHAILFSTKDGIKICVDPNESWAKRAITVLDKRGQNQSPDGTERDGSKKEVKKPTKKPKKPAGKKTQRKPKKQTKPSKKAAPVKSIMTILTTRTPAVKP
- the LOC130361267 gene encoding C-C motif chemokine 8-like isoform X2, with amino-acid sequence MAPLVPSEPGLGLDHKETHTCFEVQAKRVDLKILQSYSMKTFPIHAILFSTKDGIKICVDPNESWAKRAITVLDKRGQNQSPDGTERDGSKKEVKKPTKKPKKPAGKKTQRKPKKQTKPSKKAAPVKSIMTILTTRTPAVKP
- the LOC130361267 gene encoding C-C motif chemokine 8-like isoform X3, producing the protein MAGLGLDHKETHTCFEVQAKRVDLKILQSYSMKTFPIHAILFSTKDGIKICVDPNESWAKRAITVLDKRGQNQSPDGTERDGSKKEVKKPTKKPKKPAGKKTQRKPKKQTKPSKKAAPVKSIMTILTTRTPAVKP